A single Candidatus Tanganyikabacteria bacterium DNA region contains:
- a CDS encoding phosphodiester glycosidase family protein, with amino-acid sequence MFASPSAQAASTRKPAGPRRGALPKAGRPADILREGLRPEVDSSAEKRTILRPGGTRKGVPPVDHWVPASSADQAARALAGKLETVSPGLRYASTRYGGRDLHAVVLGAGARAELWAGDPANETGTSRRTQTVEAAARGALMAVNGSFSTPSDGAVSQPLGPVIAGGEVRVNTATYKTGWGPVPRSFLGWDRSGVAFVGETRPGETGAQLLARLKAEGRDPREVLGGLGSLLVAGQPADRHAREVQGLNSGQASTTPNARTVAGVTADGRVVLLVQEGDAAAGTGAGVDALGQVLLALRLHSPDLDIREAVILDGGGTSELAIPGSGVDSREGLYKRRIPTILRILPAQASQ; translated from the coding sequence ATGTTCGCGTCCCCGAGCGCGCAGGCTGCTTCCACCCGGAAGCCGGCGGGACCGCGCCGCGGCGCGCTGCCCAAGGCCGGCCGGCCGGCCGATATCCTGCGCGAGGGCCTCCGGCCGGAAGTGGACTCGTCCGCCGAGAAGCGCACGATCTTGAGGCCGGGCGGGACGCGCAAGGGCGTTCCTCCGGTCGATCACTGGGTGCCGGCCTCGTCGGCCGACCAGGCGGCCAGGGCGCTGGCAGGCAAGCTCGAGACGGTTTCCCCCGGCCTGCGGTATGCCAGCACGCGCTACGGCGGGCGGGACTTGCACGCGGTCGTCCTGGGCGCCGGTGCCCGCGCCGAACTCTGGGCCGGCGACCCGGCAAACGAAACGGGGACCTCGCGCCGCACGCAAACCGTGGAAGCGGCCGCCAGGGGAGCGCTCATGGCGGTCAACGGATCGTTCTCCACCCCGTCCGACGGCGCCGTGAGCCAGCCGCTGGGTCCCGTCATCGCGGGCGGCGAGGTACGGGTCAACACCGCCACGTACAAGACCGGCTGGGGCCCCGTGCCGCGCAGTTTCCTGGGCTGGGACCGGTCGGGCGTCGCCTTCGTGGGGGAGACCCGGCCCGGTGAGACCGGCGCGCAACTGCTTGCGCGCCTGAAGGCCGAGGGTCGCGATCCCCGGGAAGTGCTCGGAGGGCTCGGATCGCTGCTGGTGGCGGGCCAGCCGGCCGATCGTCACGCCCGCGAGGTGCAGGGGCTCAATTCCGGCCAGGCGAGCACGACGCCGAACGCCCGCACGGTCGCGGGAGTCACGGCCGACGGCCGGGTCGTGCTGCTGGTCCAGGAAGGCGATGCCGCCGCGGGCACCGGCGCCGGCGTGGACGCCCTTGGCCAGGTGTTGCTCGCATTGCGCCTTCATTCTCCCGACCTGGATATCCGGGAAGCCGTGATCCTGGACGGCGGCGGCACGTCCGAACTGGCCATTCCGGGCAGCGGCGTGGATAGCCGGGAGGGGCTCTACAAGCGGAGAATTCCTACCATCCTGCGGATCTTGCCCGCGCAGGCCAGCCAGTAA